One genomic window of Antricoccus suffuscus includes the following:
- a CDS encoding methionine synthase — MTTLPAGTTGIGSLPGTDPSEAMRVAFGENLDIAFMAELPARGPGADIIGRASGVLVDLYVDRTVSGWRIVPRAGLDWRRTKDLWARDLDALQVAADGYDGPLKIQVAGPWTLTASVELASGHRIQTDHGALRDVHESLSEGIAGLVTEVAARCPQAQLIVQLDEPSLPAVLAGDLPTASGFGRLDPIDEPTLEQGLARTISTIGVPVLVHSCAPKPPLVMLKRAGATGVAIDLALVTEAQYDELGEALDGDFVLYGGVFGVAEVGPKTIDRTAQRIRRLARHIGMSGEGVRTQLGLSTACGLTGMPMERAIERLQALNTLAAQLQDNPEEDEER; from the coding sequence GTGACGACGCTTCCAGCAGGAACGACCGGGATCGGTTCGCTGCCAGGCACCGATCCGTCCGAGGCCATGCGGGTTGCGTTTGGTGAAAACCTCGATATCGCCTTCATGGCGGAGCTTCCTGCCCGCGGTCCTGGCGCGGACATAATCGGCCGTGCGAGCGGCGTACTGGTTGACCTGTACGTCGATCGCACAGTGTCCGGATGGCGGATAGTCCCGCGGGCCGGCCTGGACTGGCGGCGTACCAAGGACTTGTGGGCGCGCGATCTCGATGCACTGCAGGTGGCCGCCGACGGGTACGACGGCCCGCTGAAGATCCAGGTCGCCGGGCCATGGACGCTGACGGCGAGCGTCGAGCTGGCCAGTGGTCACCGGATCCAGACCGATCACGGCGCGCTGCGTGATGTGCACGAGTCGCTCAGTGAGGGGATAGCCGGTCTGGTGACGGAGGTCGCCGCCCGCTGCCCTCAGGCACAGTTGATCGTCCAGCTCGACGAGCCCAGCTTGCCGGCCGTCCTCGCCGGTGACCTGCCGACGGCCAGCGGATTTGGCCGGCTCGACCCGATTGACGAACCGACGCTCGAACAAGGCCTGGCGCGCACGATCTCGACCATCGGCGTACCTGTCCTGGTGCACTCCTGCGCGCCCAAACCGCCACTGGTGATGCTGAAGCGTGCCGGCGCGACGGGTGTGGCGATCGACCTCGCGCTGGTCACTGAGGCGCAGTACGACGAGCTCGGCGAAGCGCTCGACGGCGACTTCGTCCTCTATGGTGGCGTCTTCGGTGTGGCGGAGGTCGGTCCGAAGACGATCGACCGGACCGCGCAACGAATTCGCAGACTTGCTCGGCACATAGGGATGTCTGGCGAAGGGGTGCGCACCCAACTCGGCCTGTCGACCGCGTGCGGCCTCACCGGGATGCCTATGGAGCGCGCCATCGAAAGGCTCCAAGCCCTCAACACGCTGGCTGCCCAGCTCCAGGACAATCCCGAGGAGGACGAGGAACGATGA
- the gatA gene encoding Asp-tRNA(Asn)/Glu-tRNA(Gln) amidotransferase subunit GatA: MAPSELIHLSAADLAARLAAGDVTSVEVTQAHLDQISAVDDTIGSFLHVDGAKALAQAATVDEDRAAGKALGPLAGVPIGLKDVFVTRGTPTTAGSKILEGWTPPYESTVSARALAAGLVVLGKTNMDEFAMGSTNENSAYKPVRNPWNHDRIPGGSSGGSASAVASFETPLSLGTDTGGSVRQPAAMCGLVGMKPTYGSNSRYGVIAFSSSLDTPGPFGRTVMDTALLHEAISGYDPCDSTSIDAPVPGVVAAARKGANGDLTGVRVGVVRELGGDGYETGVMSAFEAGVQTLRDLGATVTEVSCPHFSYSLPAYYLIAPSEASSNLARFDSVRYGLRVGDDGEASLEEVMSMTREAGFGAEVKRRIILGAYALSSGYYDAYYGQAQKVRTLLARDFTAAFEQVDVLVSPTTPTVAYPIGAKVNDPLAMYQGDLCTLPASLVGVPAMSLPVGLAEDPADSGGTPLPVGLQIMAPTMADDRCYRVGAALEGALDASRGAPFLAELAIR, from the coding sequence ATGGCGCCGAGCGAACTGATTCATCTGTCCGCTGCCGACCTCGCGGCCAGGCTCGCCGCCGGCGACGTCACGTCCGTCGAGGTGACGCAGGCTCATCTCGACCAGATCTCCGCGGTCGACGACACGATCGGGTCATTTCTGCACGTCGATGGCGCCAAGGCGCTCGCACAGGCCGCGACGGTCGACGAAGACCGCGCCGCCGGCAAGGCTCTCGGCCCGCTCGCCGGCGTGCCGATCGGCCTGAAGGACGTCTTCGTCACCCGGGGTACGCCGACCACCGCCGGCTCGAAGATCCTCGAGGGCTGGACCCCGCCGTATGAGAGCACGGTGAGCGCCCGCGCGCTGGCGGCCGGGCTCGTCGTACTCGGCAAGACCAACATGGACGAGTTCGCGATGGGCTCGACCAACGAAAACTCGGCGTACAAGCCGGTCCGTAACCCGTGGAATCACGACCGGATCCCCGGCGGCTCCTCCGGCGGCTCGGCGTCCGCGGTCGCCAGCTTTGAAACGCCGCTCTCGCTCGGTACCGATACCGGTGGCTCGGTCCGGCAGCCAGCGGCGATGTGCGGTCTGGTCGGGATGAAGCCGACGTACGGCAGTAACTCGCGGTACGGCGTCATCGCCTTCTCCTCGAGCCTCGACACTCCTGGTCCGTTCGGCCGCACCGTTATGGACACCGCGCTACTGCATGAGGCGATCTCCGGCTATGACCCGTGCGATTCGACGTCGATCGATGCACCGGTGCCCGGAGTGGTCGCGGCGGCGCGCAAGGGCGCCAACGGCGATCTCACGGGTGTGCGCGTGGGCGTCGTACGCGAGCTCGGCGGTGACGGTTATGAGACCGGCGTGATGAGCGCGTTCGAGGCCGGCGTACAGACGCTGCGCGACCTTGGTGCGACGGTGACCGAAGTCAGCTGCCCGCACTTCTCCTACAGCCTTCCGGCGTACTACCTGATCGCGCCCAGCGAGGCCTCGTCCAACCTGGCCAGGTTCGACTCCGTCCGCTACGGGCTACGGGTCGGCGACGACGGCGAGGCCAGCCTCGAGGAAGTCATGTCGATGACCCGAGAGGCCGGCTTCGGCGCAGAGGTCAAGCGTCGCATCATTCTGGGCGCGTACGCGCTGTCCAGTGGCTACTACGACGCCTACTACGGCCAGGCGCAGAAGGTGCGCACCCTGCTGGCGCGCGACTTCACCGCCGCCTTCGAGCAGGTCGACGTGCTGGTGTCACCGACGACACCGACGGTGGCCTACCCGATTGGCGCGAAGGTCAACGATCCACTCGCGATGTACCAAGGCGACCTGTGCACGCTGCCGGCCAGTCTCGTCGGCGTACCGGCGATGTCGCTGCCGGTCGGGTTGGCCGAGGATCCTGCTGACAGCGGGGGTACGCCGCTGCCGGTGGGCCTGCAGATCATGGCGCCGACGATGGCCGATGACCGCTGCTACCGGGTCGGCGCAGCACTCGAAGGCGCGCTCGATGCCTCCCGCGGTGCGCCGTTCCTTGCCGAGTTGGCGATCCGATGA
- the gatB gene encoding Asp-tRNA(Asn)/Glu-tRNA(Gln) amidotransferase subunit GatB, with protein MQARAGDAELLAALETYEPVVGLETHVELGTESKMFCGCATEFGAEPNTQICPVCLGLPGALPVPNEKGIEGTIRIGLALNCTIATWCRFARKNYFYPDMPKNFQTSQFDEPLCIDGYLDVVVDGETFRVEIERVHLEEDTGKSLHVGGATGRIQGATHSLVDFNRAGIPLVEVVTKPFAGAGAKTPAVARAYVSELREICRALGVSDVRMEQGSMRCDVNVSLNKPGEGLGIRTETKNVNSLRSVERAVRGEIIRQKPFLDAGERIYQETRHFHEDSGQTTSGRSKEEATDYRYFPEPDLVPMAPDPEWVRRLKAELPELPAARQSRLKSEWGLSDKDMGALVSTGALDLMSQTVAAGASAADARKWWTGELARRANEAGIEASELAITPQQVAEIIGLVTSGRLNDKLARSVVDGVLAGEGNPEAVMKSRGLVVVSDTDTLGAAVDEAIAANGDVAGKIRAGKVAAAGALVGAVMKSTKGQADAQAVRALILERLGQTP; from the coding sequence ATGCAAGCACGCGCGGGCGACGCCGAGCTGCTGGCCGCGCTCGAGACGTACGAGCCGGTCGTCGGCCTGGAGACGCACGTCGAGCTCGGCACCGAGTCGAAGATGTTCTGCGGCTGCGCTACCGAGTTCGGTGCGGAGCCCAATACACAGATCTGCCCGGTCTGTCTCGGCCTACCCGGCGCGTTGCCGGTACCTAACGAGAAGGGGATCGAGGGCACGATCCGGATCGGGCTCGCGCTGAACTGCACGATCGCTACCTGGTGCCGATTCGCCCGCAAGAACTACTTCTATCCGGACATGCCCAAAAACTTCCAGACCAGCCAGTTCGACGAACCGCTGTGCATCGACGGCTACCTTGACGTCGTTGTCGACGGCGAGACGTTCCGCGTCGAGATCGAGCGCGTGCACCTCGAAGAGGACACCGGTAAGTCGTTGCACGTCGGCGGAGCCACAGGTCGGATTCAGGGCGCGACTCATTCTTTGGTGGACTTCAACCGGGCCGGCATTCCGCTGGTTGAGGTCGTCACCAAGCCGTTCGCGGGAGCGGGCGCAAAGACGCCGGCGGTGGCCCGCGCGTATGTCTCGGAACTGCGCGAGATCTGCCGTGCGCTTGGCGTTTCGGACGTCCGCATGGAGCAAGGCTCGATGCGGTGCGACGTCAACGTCTCGCTCAACAAGCCGGGTGAGGGCCTGGGTATCCGGACCGAGACCAAGAATGTCAACTCGTTGCGGTCCGTCGAGCGCGCCGTTCGCGGTGAGATCATCCGGCAGAAGCCGTTTCTCGATGCCGGTGAGCGGATCTACCAGGAGACTCGGCATTTCCACGAGGACAGCGGCCAGACGACCTCGGGCCGCAGCAAGGAAGAAGCCACCGACTACCGCTACTTCCCGGAGCCGGATCTGGTGCCGATGGCGCCGGACCCGGAGTGGGTACGACGCCTCAAGGCCGAGCTCCCCGAGCTCCCGGCGGCCCGACAGAGCCGCCTCAAGAGCGAGTGGGGGCTCTCTGACAAGGACATGGGCGCCCTGGTCAGCACCGGTGCGCTCGATCTCATGTCGCAGACGGTTGCGGCCGGGGCAAGCGCGGCGGACGCCCGCAAGTGGTGGACCGGTGAGCTCGCCCGCCGCGCCAACGAGGCCGGGATCGAGGCCAGCGAGCTGGCCATCACACCGCAGCAGGTCGCCGAGATCATCGGCCTGGTCACGTCCGGGCGTCTCAACGACAAGCTTGCGCGCTCCGTGGTCGACGGCGTGCTGGCCGGTGAAGGCAATCCGGAGGCCGTCATGAAGTCTCGCGGGCTCGTTGTGGTCTCCGACACAGACACGCTCGGCGCGGCCGTCGATGAGGCGATCGCCGCAAACGGCGACGTCGCGGGCAAGATTCGTGCCGGCAAGGTAGCCGCGGCAGGGGCGCTCGTCGGGGCAGTGATGAAGTCCACGAAGGGTCAAGCGGACGCGCAGGCGGTGCGCGCCCTTATCCTCGAACGGCTCGGCCAAACACCGTGA
- the gatC gene encoding Asp-tRNA(Asn)/Glu-tRNA(Gln) amidotransferase subunit GatC yields MSESKISRDEVAHLAHLSRLSVTESEIDTFAPQLERILEYVAKVGEVAADEIPPMSHNVPMTNVTRPDVITPSLDRDEVLRAAPAAQENRFRVPRILDEEA; encoded by the coding sequence ATGTCTGAATCAAAGATCAGCCGCGATGAAGTGGCCCATCTGGCGCATTTGTCCAGGTTGTCGGTCACCGAATCCGAGATTGATACCTTCGCCCCGCAGCTCGAACGCATCCTGGAGTACGTCGCGAAGGTGGGTGAGGTCGCCGCTGACGAGATTCCGCCGATGTCGCACAACGTGCCGATGACCAACGTGACCCGACCGGACGTGATCACCCCGTCGCTGGATCGTGACGAGGTACTGCGGGCGGCGCCGGCCGCACAGGAAAACCGGTTCCGGGTACCGCGCATCCTTGACGAGGAGGCGTAA
- a CDS encoding nuclear transport factor 2 family protein: MSTTLALIEKYYDACGRGDEDAVRSTLQPDITHFYLAPNVGSRPVRSAEHLARKVHKSAEKLGARWQVDRLIEQGSRAAIEWAMTWTPAGVDAPIVTRGCEWFEVSDGLIAEVRSYHQVLDEPCDLDGFPYTDRKYSGVDRESSAKDDLGAQPPSSRLPLIIDYYDACTAADAERLEAFFTADVTHYFLRPNVGSTAVSGAQHLARYWRKVARMLQARWVVESIIEQGDEAIIEWSMYNQPAGAPRRIVTRGTEWYVFDNNKIAEIRSYHRNLDQSSELAEFPYAERGFSVVGHESSRLHDAATTPFQKLSP, from the coding sequence ATGAGTACGACGCTCGCCTTGATCGAGAAGTACTACGACGCGTGCGGGCGCGGCGACGAAGATGCGGTCCGATCTACGTTGCAGCCCGACATCACGCACTTTTACCTCGCGCCCAACGTCGGATCGCGGCCGGTGCGCAGCGCGGAGCACCTAGCTCGGAAAGTGCACAAGAGCGCCGAGAAGCTGGGCGCTCGCTGGCAGGTCGACCGGCTCATCGAGCAGGGCAGCCGGGCGGCGATCGAGTGGGCCATGACGTGGACGCCCGCCGGGGTTGACGCGCCGATCGTGACCCGCGGCTGCGAGTGGTTCGAGGTCAGTGACGGGCTCATCGCCGAGGTTCGCTCTTACCATCAGGTGCTCGACGAGCCGTGCGACCTTGACGGCTTCCCATACACAGACAGGAAGTACAGCGGCGTCGATCGCGAGTCGTCGGCCAAGGACGACCTCGGTGCCCAGCCTCCGAGCTCCCGGCTGCCGTTGATCATCGACTACTACGACGCGTGCACGGCCGCCGACGCCGAACGACTCGAAGCGTTCTTCACCGCCGACGTCACGCATTACTTCCTGCGGCCCAATGTCGGCTCGACTGCCGTCAGCGGCGCACAACACCTCGCTCGCTACTGGCGCAAAGTGGCCCGGATGCTGCAGGCTCGGTGGGTCGTGGAGAGCATTATCGAGCAAGGTGACGAGGCGATCATCGAATGGTCGATGTACAACCAGCCCGCTGGCGCGCCACGACGAATCGTCACCCGCGGCACGGAGTGGTACGTGTTCGACAATAACAAGATCGCCGAGATCCGCTCCTACCACCGCAACCTCGACCAGAGCAGTGAGCTTGCCGAGTTCCCGTACGCCGAGCGCGGGTTCAGCGTTGTTGGGCACGAGTCGAGCCGGCTACACGACGCCGCGACCACGCCCTTTCAAAAATTGTCGCCCTGA
- the ligA gene encoding NAD-dependent DNA ligase LigA — protein sequence MSKSDSGRKPESKRNSESKRKSQGVGKPVADQEQTTDAADVALARHAQLAAELTEHSDRYYGDDAPTVSDAEYDVLFRELLDLESEFPDLVGPDSPSQRVASYGQSSFESVTHLRRMYSLDNAFNFEELDTWADRIARDGVKDPKYICELKIDGLAIALVYENGKLTRGATRGDGQVGEDITANAKTVKNIPSRLKGKDFPTRMEVRGEVYFPTAEFLALNESLVEQGKPPYANPRNTAAGSLRQKDAANTAKRDLRLVVHGIGLAEGVSWKSQSEAYEILRGYGLPTSDRVRVVDGLKEVREFIDYYAENRHSVEHEIDGVVVKIDEIALQRRLGTTSRAPRWAIAYKYPPEEVNTKLLDIRVNVGRTGRVTPYGVMEPVQVAGSTVEMATLHNAHEVKRKGVLIGDTVVLRKAGDVIPEILGPVAALRDGSERAFVMPTDCPSCGTPLREMKEGDADIRCPNAEACPAQLHERLTYLGSRSGLDIDALGWKAAGALAESDGFLNEGDVFALTEEQLIGIPFFRLKTKESLTENARKLLESLQIAKTQPLWRVLVSLSIRHVGPTAAQALAAHFRSLDAIVAAPEEDLAAVDGVGGIIAESVKNWFAVDWHRTVVDKWRAAGVRMEDDEPEGSDLPQTLEGLSIVVTGTLTDFSRDEASEAIVARGGKAVNSVSKKTAYVVVGDSPGTKAQKAETLGLQILDNDGFKKLLEHGPENFGS from the coding sequence GTGAGCAAATCTGACAGCGGGCGCAAGCCCGAGAGCAAGCGCAATTCCGAGAGCAAGCGCAAGTCTCAAGGCGTGGGCAAGCCCGTGGCCGATCAGGAGCAGACAACCGATGCCGCCGACGTTGCGCTGGCCAGGCATGCGCAGTTGGCCGCTGAGCTGACCGAGCATTCCGACCGATATTACGGCGATGACGCACCGACGGTCAGCGATGCCGAATACGACGTACTGTTTCGTGAACTGCTTGATTTAGAGTCGGAGTTCCCCGACTTGGTCGGCCCAGACTCGCCGTCGCAGCGGGTCGCAAGCTATGGACAGTCATCCTTCGAGTCGGTCACTCACCTGCGCCGGATGTACAGCCTCGACAACGCGTTCAACTTCGAGGAGCTGGACACCTGGGCGGACCGGATCGCCCGCGACGGCGTCAAAGATCCCAAATATATCTGCGAGCTTAAGATCGACGGACTGGCGATCGCCCTGGTGTACGAAAACGGGAAGCTGACTCGCGGCGCGACCCGCGGTGACGGGCAGGTCGGGGAGGACATCACCGCAAATGCCAAGACCGTCAAAAACATCCCGTCGCGGCTGAAAGGCAAGGACTTCCCGACCCGGATGGAAGTTAGGGGAGAGGTCTACTTTCCGACGGCCGAGTTCCTCGCGCTCAACGAGTCGTTGGTCGAACAAGGTAAGCCGCCATATGCCAACCCGCGCAACACCGCTGCGGGGTCGTTGCGTCAAAAAGATGCAGCCAACACCGCCAAACGCGACCTGCGCCTCGTCGTACACGGCATCGGGCTGGCCGAGGGCGTGAGCTGGAAGAGCCAGTCCGAAGCCTACGAGATTCTGCGCGGCTACGGGTTGCCGACCTCGGATCGCGTCCGGGTGGTCGACGGGCTCAAGGAAGTGCGCGAGTTCATCGACTACTACGCCGAGAATCGGCACAGCGTCGAGCACGAGATCGATGGCGTCGTCGTCAAGATTGACGAGATTGCACTACAACGCCGGCTGGGTACGACGAGTCGCGCGCCGCGCTGGGCGATCGCCTATAAATACCCACCCGAAGAGGTCAACACCAAACTGCTGGACATCCGGGTCAACGTCGGGCGCACCGGCCGGGTGACACCGTATGGCGTGATGGAGCCGGTCCAGGTCGCCGGATCCACCGTTGAGATGGCAACCCTGCACAACGCGCACGAAGTAAAGCGTAAGGGCGTACTTATCGGCGACACTGTCGTCTTGCGTAAGGCCGGCGATGTGATCCCGGAGATTCTTGGGCCCGTCGCCGCTCTGCGAGATGGCAGCGAGCGCGCCTTCGTTATGCCCACGGACTGTCCGTCATGCGGGACGCCGTTGCGCGAGATGAAGGAGGGTGACGCCGACATCCGCTGCCCCAACGCCGAAGCGTGCCCAGCCCAGCTGCACGAACGGTTGACCTACCTTGGGTCACGTTCCGGGCTCGACATAGATGCGCTTGGCTGGAAGGCTGCCGGCGCGCTGGCCGAGTCCGACGGGTTCCTCAACGAGGGAGACGTCTTCGCGCTGACTGAGGAACAGCTCATCGGCATACCGTTCTTCCGGCTCAAGACCAAGGAGTCACTGACCGAGAACGCGCGAAAGCTGCTGGAGTCACTGCAAATCGCCAAGACGCAGCCACTATGGCGGGTGCTCGTCTCGCTGTCTATCCGGCACGTGGGGCCTACCGCAGCGCAGGCCCTCGCCGCGCACTTTCGTTCTCTGGATGCGATCGTGGCTGCGCCCGAGGAAGACCTCGCGGCTGTCGACGGCGTCGGTGGCATTATCGCCGAGTCGGTGAAGAACTGGTTCGCGGTCGACTGGCACCGCACTGTTGTCGACAAATGGCGGGCGGCGGGCGTGCGGATGGAGGACGACGAGCCAGAGGGATCGGATCTACCGCAGACGCTCGAGGGGCTATCGATTGTGGTGACCGGGACACTGACCGACTTCAGCCGGGACGAGGCGTCGGAGGCGATCGTGGCGCGCGGTGGGAAGGCCGTCAACTCGGTGAGCAAGAAGACGGCGTACGTCGTCGTCGGTGACTCGCCCGGTACCAAGGCACAGAAGGCCGAGACGCTGGGCCTACAGATTCTCGACAACGACGGCTTCAAGAAACTTCTCGAGCACGGCCCTGAGAATTTCGGTAGTTGA
- a CDS encoding amino acid-binding protein: MPPSAKRSDMSYLLRVILPDHPGSLGLVATAIGSAGGDIISVDIVDKADNHAVDDIVIDIGPGKLPDEIMSAAQSIDGVQVESIRPFDGALATHRELALIEAMSADPLGAGQLLLDDIPWLFRSGWGVLVDHEGEVLLRSKGAPDAGKVAPWAQLERARLIEPSRDPVPETWTTLDTSLMGAPAGEFFCVVAGRPGGPDFRPSEIARLAHIVGIARTIFLRFEETREK; this comes from the coding sequence ATGCCCCCATCTGCGAAACGAAGTGACATGTCTTATCTGCTGCGCGTGATCTTGCCCGACCACCCCGGTTCGCTAGGTCTCGTCGCCACAGCGATCGGTTCGGCCGGTGGCGACATCATCAGTGTCGACATCGTCGACAAGGCCGACAATCACGCCGTCGATGACATCGTGATCGATATCGGTCCCGGCAAGCTTCCCGACGAGATCATGAGCGCGGCCCAGTCGATCGACGGCGTGCAGGTTGAGTCCATCCGCCCCTTCGACGGCGCGCTGGCGACGCATCGTGAGCTTGCGCTGATCGAGGCCATGTCGGCCGATCCGCTCGGCGCCGGACAACTGCTGCTCGATGACATTCCGTGGCTGTTCCGGTCCGGCTGGGGCGTGCTGGTCGACCACGAGGGCGAAGTGCTCCTGCGCAGCAAGGGCGCGCCGGACGCGGGCAAGGTGGCCCCGTGGGCCCAGCTGGAGCGCGCCCGGCTGATCGAGCCCAGCCGCGATCCCGTGCCCGAAACGTGGACGACCCTCGACACCTCGCTGATGGGCGCTCCGGCCGGTGAGTTCTTCTGCGTCGTCGCCGGTCGGCCCGGCGGTCCAGACTTCCGGCCAAGCGAGATCGCCCGCCTCGCACACATCGTCGGAATCGCGCGCACGATCTTCCTACGCTTCGAAGAGACTCGCGAAAAGTAG
- a CDS encoding 1,4-dihydroxy-2-naphthoate polyprenyltransferase: MKNRSQASLWVAGARPRTLPLSVVPVAVGTAVAAEYAPSGTGWYGEISWWRVVLALVVGLALQIGVNYANDYSDGIRGADADRVGPLRLTASGVVPAKQVKYAAFGCFALAALCGLGLAVSTSYWLVLVGAVAIVGAWFYTGGSSPYGYRGLGDVSVFVFFGLVAVIGTAYVAGSHPRLSWLALWTAIPVGLLAVAVLVANNLRDLPKDALVGKRTSAVRLGDRGTRIMYALCVGLAIVVGALVVPVICLPLIAIAAIVGFFPVRTVLRGAKGMDLISVLVATGQLQIVYGAALVIGLLVGADW, encoded by the coding sequence GTGAAAAATCGCAGCCAGGCATCCCTCTGGGTAGCCGGCGCCCGCCCCCGCACTCTGCCGCTGTCTGTCGTACCCGTTGCCGTGGGCACCGCCGTCGCCGCCGAGTACGCCCCATCCGGCACCGGTTGGTACGGCGAAATCAGCTGGTGGCGGGTCGTGCTCGCGCTCGTCGTCGGGCTGGCGCTGCAGATCGGCGTGAACTACGCCAACGACTACAGCGACGGGATCCGCGGCGCCGACGCCGACCGAGTGGGCCCGCTGCGGCTCACCGCTTCGGGAGTCGTCCCGGCGAAGCAGGTCAAGTACGCCGCGTTCGGCTGTTTCGCACTGGCCGCGCTCTGTGGGCTCGGCCTGGCCGTCAGTACGTCGTACTGGCTAGTGCTCGTTGGCGCCGTGGCGATCGTCGGCGCGTGGTTCTACACCGGCGGCTCCTCGCCGTACGGCTATCGCGGGCTCGGCGACGTGTCCGTCTTCGTGTTCTTCGGGCTCGTCGCCGTGATCGGCACGGCCTACGTCGCGGGCTCGCACCCGCGGCTGAGCTGGCTCGCGCTGTGGACCGCGATCCCGGTGGGCCTGCTCGCGGTCGCCGTACTTGTCGCCAACAACCTGCGCGACCTGCCCAAGGACGCGCTGGTCGGGAAACGCACGTCCGCGGTGCGGCTCGGTGACCGCGGCACCCGCATCATGTATGCGCTGTGCGTCGGTCTGGCGATAGTCGTGGGCGCGCTGGTGGTGCCGGTGATCTGTCTGCCACTCATCGCAATCGCTGCCATAGTCGGCTTCTTTCCGGTACGCACCGTGCTACGCGGCGCGAAAGGTATGGACCTGATCAGTGTTCTCGTAGCCACCGGTCAGCTCCAGATTGTCTACGGCGCGGCGCTCGTGATTGGTCTTCTGGTCGGCGCGGACTGGTAG
- the mnmA gene encoding tRNA 2-thiouridine(34) synthase MnmA, with translation MKILAAMSGGVDSAVATARAVDAGHDVTGVHLALSRAPEAVRAGARGCCTVEDSRDARRAADVLGIPFYIWDLAEQFREDVIDDFVAEYAAGRTPNPCLRCNEKIKFTAVLDRARALGFDAVVTGHHAKLELDDAGTPHLARSVDMGKDQSYVLAVLTPDQLRFAMFPLGDTTKDDVRAEAARRGLSVADKPDSHDICFIANGDTAGFLTQHLGEQPGEIVDSTSGEVLGSHNGSYSFTIGQRKGLRLGNPVSDGKPRYVLDISPVDNRVTVGTADQLDIATVVAERPVWTTGEVPALPWSGTVQMRAHGGMAGAVVEIDADGRLVVGLTEPVKGISAGQAIVLYDSDNVVGSATICHTVAA, from the coding sequence GTGAAGATTCTTGCTGCAATGTCCGGTGGAGTCGACTCCGCCGTTGCCACCGCCCGTGCCGTCGATGCAGGTCACGATGTGACCGGCGTCCATCTTGCTTTGTCGCGTGCCCCCGAAGCCGTTCGCGCTGGTGCTCGTGGATGCTGCACGGTAGAAGACTCGCGTGACGCTCGTCGCGCCGCCGACGTACTAGGAATCCCGTTCTATATCTGGGATCTCGCCGAGCAGTTCCGCGAGGACGTCATCGACGACTTCGTGGCAGAGTACGCGGCCGGCCGCACGCCCAACCCTTGCCTGCGGTGCAACGAGAAAATCAAGTTCACCGCCGTACTTGACCGGGCCCGCGCCCTCGGCTTCGACGCCGTGGTGACCGGACACCATGCCAAGCTCGAGCTCGACGATGCTGGTACGCCGCACCTGGCACGTTCGGTCGATATGGGCAAAGACCAGTCTTATGTCCTCGCCGTACTTACCCCGGACCAGCTGCGATTCGCGATGTTCCCGCTCGGCGATACGACCAAGGACGACGTACGCGCCGAGGCTGCTCGCCGCGGACTGTCGGTCGCAGACAAGCCCGACAGCCACGATATCTGCTTCATCGCTAACGGCGACACCGCCGGATTCCTCACCCAACACCTCGGTGAGCAGCCCGGGGAGATTGTGGACTCGACCTCTGGCGAGGTCCTCGGATCGCATAATGGCTCGTACTCCTTCACGATCGGGCAGCGCAAGGGTCTGCGCCTTGGCAATCCGGTCAGCGACGGCAAGCCGCGCTACGTCTTGGATATCTCTCCAGTCGATAACCGGGTGACCGTCGGGACCGCCGACCAGCTCGATATCGCCACCGTGGTCGCCGAGCGCCCGGTGTGGACGACCGGCGAGGTCCCGGCGCTGCCGTGGAGCGGCACGGTGCAGATGCGTGCACATGGCGGCATGGCCGGCGCCGTGGTCGAAATTGATGCGGACGGGCGACTGGTCGTCGGGTTGACCGAACCGGTCAAGGGGATTTCCGCGGGGCAGGCCATCGTGCTCTACGACAGCGACAACGTCGTCGGGTCGGCCACTATTTGTCACACAGTCGCGGCGTGA